In Tachysurus vachellii isolate PV-2020 chromosome 7, HZAU_Pvac_v1, whole genome shotgun sequence, the DNA window tgacagacagacagacagacagacagacagacagatccacGCTTGTGCACTTttcaaagaataataaataaataaataaaaattatcaAAACCTTTAAGGGACCAGAGATACAACCAGGCTTTATGACAAAAGATTTgtatctatttaaaataaaattaaaaaaaaaaaattgttgggggggaaaaaaaaaaagttttaagaagtgagaattattattttattttttctatggGTAAAATCCCAAATTGAACACTACTCAGAGTGTAAGGTGCACTTTCCCAAGGGAGTAGTCTGGGATCGAGCTGGAGCCTTCGCCCTGTTTGCTTTGCCACGTCTGTCCCATCGGCCATTTCCGAACTACTGTTGTGACGCTGTATAATAATGTAACATTAAGGAGAAAAGGAAGGGAGCTTTGTCGGTCctctgggtttgtttgtttttttttttgttttttctcgtttttttttttttcttctttccacaAAAACGGAACAAGCAGTATTGAGTATGAAGcagtgatatataaatatatatattttattttttttatttggcctCCTTTGATTTTGCTTTCAATTTCACATTAGAATTAGACTGGCTCCTTGTCTTCTTAGggactttttttctgtgtctcGTGTAGTTAATGTTTCTTTCTATTGTAAAAATTTCTTTagactgaaaaggaaaaaaagaaaaaaaaagtcgtttacctaaaaaaaaaaaatacaaaaaaaaaatacaaaaaaaagaaaaatggaaaaaatgcatcaataataaatgtaattcttttcttttttccatggaGTCGTCACTTATTTTTGCTCGTGTCCCTTCGTTGTAGATACAAATTtaagactaataaaaataaCGTAATCCCTTTTACCAAGGCCTCCTGCTtcgcctgctttttttttttcgtaaaACAAGTTGCATTCTTGCTATTTCTTGGTGTTCTTAACTTTCTAAATCTTTCTAACACGAGAGAAATCTTTTCTAAAACATCACTGTTTTTAACCAATTAACCTTTCAAAGTCATCTCATTTGTATCTTGATGCTTATTTTGCTACCAGGATTTGGGTTTGATTTATCGGCAgcgtttttatttcaaaatccaatttaaaaaattcgaaaaaatgaattcattacgaaccaaaaaaaaaaaaaaaaattagtttacTGATTTATAGAGTTCATGCTATTATTGAGATCACTGATTTGAAGTAAATCTTAACCGCACTGTGTCTCTACCGTTAGTCTAAGTCAAATTCATAAAACTGAACAGAAatgtagaatattttttttttttttttgcaaagataaaaaaaatgctgattcCCCAATCTATGGTAATTGACTATATCAAACGTACGTAACATGACACTGCTATCTTAATTTAAAGGGCTAATTTAAAAACCCTTGGTAAGGTGTCTTTTTCACCAGAGTGTTGTTGGccacagggggcacggtggcttattggttagcacgttcgcctcacacctccagggctggggttcgattccagcctccgccttgtgtgtgtggagtttacatgttctccccgtgcctcgggggtttcctctgggtactccggtttcctcccccggtccaaagacatgcatggtatgttgattggcatctctggaaaattgtccctagtgtgtgattgcgtgagtgaatgagagtgtgtgtgtgtgtgccctgcgatgggttggcactccgtccagggtgtatcctgccttgatgcccgatgacgcctgagataggcacaggctccccgtgacccgaggtagttcgaataagcggtagaagatgagtgaatgaatgaatgttgttggCCACATCAGCACCTGGTAGCCCTGTCCCTTATCATTCAGCACTTTATAATGAATTATCCATCTTCTTGAAGTGCACATCTTCGTGTTGATATTTTAAGTGTGAACACACTACTCGTACTATTTCTACTACACCTACACAATGCATAGAGTAACGTACAGGTATGTGGTTTGGGACTCTAATTAGAATCTAATTTACTGACTtgggaataaaaaataaatccactcACCACAGCAGAACAGAGGAGATGGATATAGAAGGTTGACCATGTTATGCCttgttaatgtctttttttttttaagtgtaatcATGCAAAAGCAGGAATCCAGGGAAATTGTGAACTAGAACCGTGGTTGGGTTTTAAccttaaaatatttgaaatgattGATTTTATATTATGTCTTAAATATACAGCTGCAATATTACTCTTGATGTCTATCAACTATCAGAAATAATTTTCTGTAAACTTGACTGTTTGCATGGTGGCTCACCTTAGCTTAGACTTGTGTGGAGTTTCCTCGTGTTCTGCATGTCCTTGATTGGTTTCCTTCTGGTTCTCCACTTGGTTCTCCACTTGGTTCTCCACTTGGTTTAAtccaacagtccaaaaaacacacaggtaggtggattatataatatatatgaaattGACCTTGGGTGGgaatttgtgtatattgtgtctCCTTGTTGTAGTCCTGCATGAATACAAgcagttctatctatctatctatctatctatctatctatctatctatctatctatctatctatctatctatcactataTTTAATTATGCCTCTCCccacattctatctatctatctatctaactatctatctatctatcactatatttatttatgtcgcTCAccacattctatctatctatctatctatctatctatctatctatcactatatttatttatgtcgcTCACcacactctatctatctatctatctatctatctatctatctatctatctatctatctatctatcactataTCTATTTATGTCGCTCACAACgttctactgtatctatctatctatctatctatctatctatctatctatctatctatctatctatcactataTTTAATTATGCCTCTCCccacattctatctatctatctatctatctatctatctatctatctatctatctatctatctaaaaccAATACATAACCTGAATCCAACATAAATCCACTtaattcctgttatcacttattttTGTTGGTCTAAAAGACCTAATTCAGttgtatttatctattttacattttaaatacacatcatatgttatattattttatattatattaaattatattatatcagtCGGTATGTTTAGCTTGACGGACTCGTCTTTACCACAAGATGGCGACAAATACTCAAATGACACTTCGTTCCGGTTATTTTATTTCCGGTTCAAAGGTTGCGTGTTGCGTTTTTCTTGTCGTGTATAAACGTGGGGTTTAACTCGAGGAAAAAGgcgttttaaaaagaaacacaaaacaaaactgtggaTTGCTGCCATCCAGGTGAGACGATATTTTAATCTTAACGATATTTATATACACCGTTTGTGCGGTGTTCACTAGTTGTGTTGTTCATTAGTGTTGTTTACTAATCAGTGACGTCTGTAATCTGTTCACTAAACCAAAGCAGGATTGTGTGAAAAGGAATCATGACATGGCAGATTATTAGGTACACAAATAACAGGATGGGAGGATGAGGATTAGGGTGAGGATGttctacaaaaaaaacccaggggaggatgaggatgaggatgatggttTTGTGTAGAACATCCTCATCCTCCCTGGTTTTGTTTAGgacatcctcatcatcatcctaaTCCTCCCTGGATTTGTGTAGAACATCCTAATCCTCATCCTCCCTGGTTTTGTGTAGAACATCCTAATCCTCATCACCAAAACCAGGGAGGATGAGGATTAGGATGAGGATGTTCTACACAAAACCAGGGAGGATtaggatgaagatgaggatgtTCTACACAAAACCATAAATAAGGGCTTCTGTGATGTGTAGTGTACAATAAACTGTTTTAAGAAATAAACCCAGGCTGTGTGGTGTAACTTGACCATAAAGCCTTCCCAGAGGTACTAACAGTATTACAGACCCTGATTAGACCTGGTACAAATGTGAACAGGAACAAATTTGAGGAATTCATCTGGACCTTATCAGTAAAAATGCATTGGAAAGTGCGCAGAGAAAAAGACGTCAGTTGAGTGTAATTATAATCCTCAAAATCCCCATCCTGAGGCTTGGGTCAGTGGATAATCTCGAatggataaacaaataaagcttgtgtttttgtgtctctgGACAGCTGTGATGTCTTCGTACACCTGTATCAGCTGCCGCGTTCAGTTCTCTGACGCTGACGTGCAACGTGCGCACTACAAGACTGACTGGCACCGCTACAACCTGAAGCGTAAGGTAGCCAACATGCCACCAGTCACCGCAGAGAACTTCCAGGAGCGTGTCCTGGCTCAACGTGCGGCCGCCGAACAGCAGCTGGCAGATGCGCACAGCCTCGCAACCTGCACCACGTGCAACAAGAAGTTCTCCACCGACAATGCCTACAACAACCACCTACAGTCGCATAAGCACCAGCAAGCTGAGAAGAAAGCCGTGGCCGCTGCCCAGGAAGCAGTGCAGCGCATGAACGAGAAGAACCTGGAGAAAGGAGCTGAGCTGGACAAGGACGCTCAGAACGAGGCGATTCAGAAAGTCATGAGGGAGGGGCTGAGGCAGAAACAGAGGCAAGCCCACTCAGGAGCCACCCCCACAGACAGGCAGAGTAGGAAGAGACCGGAAAAAGCACCAAGGCTAGAGTGGTTTGAGCGGCAAGCCAAGAAGATCGCtcaggaggaggatgatgaagtGGAGGAGGATGCTGTGGATGAAGgtgagttttcttttttttttttttttttttttttttttttacccagatGTGGAGGGAGTGAATAATTATGATTCAAAAATACTAATTAATGACTTCTCAAGAAGAATGGGAAGATgttgatgaggaggaggaggaggagatggaagCTGATGAAGAGCAGCAGATGGAAGAGGACAGCGTAGCCACGCCTGCTCCGGCTCCAGGATCCATCCCTGTAACTGACTGTCTGTTCTGTTTGCACCATTCACACTCTTTGAGCAAAAATGTGGCCCACATGACCAAAGAGCACAGCTTCTTCATCCCCGACATCGAGTACCTGGTTGATCTGAGAGGACTCCTCGCATACCTGGGTGAGTCTGAGCGGTCAGATATCGATTAACGTTCTGTAACAGCACCTCAGGTGGAAGGTGTCTCcattgtcagtgctttgtaacactccgcttttattctttacttcACTCCCCTACAGGAGAAAAGGTGGGTTTTGGCAAAGTTTGTTTATGGTGTAATGAAAAAGGGAAGTCGTTCTACTCGACCGAAGCGGTGCAGGCGCACATGACCGACAAAAGCCACTGCAAACTCCACACCGATGGAGACGCAGCACTCGAGTTTGCCGACTTCTACGACTTCAGGTACGTCCGGTTTCCTCGAGGTAAAACGTCAACATTGTTCAGCTTAACTTGGTGTTGCTTCATTCTCTATTATGATTGGTTGGCAGCTTTGCTAGTAAATTCGGTTTCTATAGAAATGGTTAAAATCATACCGCATAAGCCTAAGACTAATAATTGAGTGTTTTGATTGCGTTTGTCAGATCTTTGGAACTGTAAgttaataagttttttttttttaactttactaAGAGAGACATGTtgtacatggtgtgtgtgtgtgtgtgtgtaattaggaGTAGCTACCCAGACGCTCATGATGGTTCCGATGCAGAAATGAAGGACGGCGTGCTTCCCGAAGACAAGGCGGTGGAGTATGACGACGATACTCTCGAGCTCACGCTGCCGTCCGGTACGTATGACATCACTCTGTGAGAAACGCACAGAAGTAGAGAAGCTACTAGGTATACTGAGATAGACCGAGGACAGTTTATCATGCTGGTGTCTGACACTTGCTTTTTTTGTGCCGCTGTAGGGGCGAAGATCGGTCACCGCTCACTGATGCGTTACTATAAGCAGCGTTTCGGGGCAGAGAGGGAGCTGGTACCTGTACACAACCAGCGCGCTGTGGGCCGAGTGCTGAAGCAGTACCGTGCTCTGGGCTGGGCTGGAGAATCTGGTGAGGAgcttccttattattattattattattaggggtccaagcacatttttttccacagagtTGAAGTAAACAGACTTACGATCATTTCTAAGTTCCACCCACTTCAGTTTGCATAATacggaaaactttttttttttctttttcttttcttttagtcCCAATTGTTCTGTTCATtacttgttgttgttatttgctGATGTGGCTCATATATTTGTAGtaagtgttgtttgtttgtgtgtgtgcgtttcagGTAAAGGCTCGGCCGTCCAGCAGCAGAAGGACATGCGGTACGTACAGAGGATGAAGTCTAAGTGGATTTTGAGGATGGGAATGAACAGCAACGTGACCAAGCAGACTCACTTCAGGGCCCAGGTCATGTTCTAAACCTGGTTGAAACCATTCTGTTATGAATTTACGACCCAAAGAGGAGACATCATGCTCTTGGTTACCTGGCATGCGGTTCTGTTTAAGGACCTTGTTGATTTTTCTTAACAAATGATTACCATTAAGGACATTGATGATGTGGATACATGGATGATGGGAAACACCTATTTATTCTTGCTGAACTCACCAGTTATGACTAGCCAAATTCGAGAACGTgtgaatttgattttttttttcttttagaatcGGCTAGCTCGTTATTGTACTATAGAACACATTAACGTTACTATCTGTGGAGAGAACTGTAAATCCTCTCTGTACAGCAgattataaaataaactatttttCTGTCTATGAGTTCAAAAACGTTTGTGTGAATGTTATACGACTCTTTCAGAAGTATCGGCACCTCGCGTACACAAACCGAGTTATGCGTGCCATGTCTGAATTTTTAagatcagtgtgttgtgttttcatttaactactcactctcactcactcatcttctaccgcttatctgaactacctcgggtcacggggagcctgtgcctatctcaggcgtcgtcgggcatcaaggcaggatacaccctggacggagtgccaacccatcacagggcacacacactcattcactcacacaatcacacactacagacaattttccagagatgccaatcaacctaccatgcatgtctttggaccgggggaggaaaccggaggaaacccccgaggcacggggagaactccacacacacaaggcggaggcgggaatcgaacctccagggttgggggtttgggCGTTTACTAGATTATCGTGATGATTTTTTTAAGAAGgttgtcatttgtttttaaatcctagCTTTTACACCAATCCGGCAGGCGGCGCTGCTGCTCATTTTAGTAGCCGGATCTCGGGCAACGAAGAAAAAGCAACACAAGAAGTCGTGTCTGTGTTGACATTCagacgtttgtttgtttgttttttttcacgtttttgttttttttcacggTTATAAAAAATCCATCACCTGCTTTATTGCGTGTCTAAATGAATGGATAATTCCAGCTAAATCCTGCAGTAAGTGACTTTAAATCCCACAAcacgttttgtttattaaatcatagctaaaaaaaaaaaaaaaagcaaaacccaACTTTAAATTGGGTCAACTTGTATAAGTGGACTTATAGCGCATGAAATAAAAGCTGCTCTCTATATAAAAGGTAGAACGGAAGACGCGTATTAAAAGCTTGTTGCTGGAGACGTTGTTAATTCCGCCATATTGGAGGGTGCACGTCTATGGGACGATACGGCTTTATGTCCGCCATATTGGAAAGGTCAAGCTTTGAGCGAGGCGAGCTGTCATACTGCTATTCTTACGGCTTGTGCTATTTTATCAAACCGTCCTAAATTTACCGCACAATTCCGCAAATTTTGGTGCGCTATAAATTAGTGACTTTAAAACACTTGTCGagtgtcaaaaataaataaataaataaactagattgtaaagttcgttgcaacaaactttgatgttggctttgacgaggcaagtattcgcaaaggccggtgctttttggaggcgagtggacataagggtcagtgttacttttggaggcaagtggacagaaaggtagggtgccaaaacatttggaggcaattggagacgagcatgtgacgtcatccgaattctcctgaggaagttcccctcattgttctgagtgttttgatatgtcacatgtccatgttgtgcaaaattttttgattttgcatatattgggggcggggcttcggcacaaccggaaggccagtcggtacaccaatttaaaccttagagtatcaccctaaaggagctggtcgagtttggtctagatagttcgaaagcttgccgagttataaacctccaaagtttataatgggagtctatgggaaaaaaggccactttgagacccggtaccggaagtaccggtactcggatcgcttataaaagtaatagcaacaaacttcagaccagggtctacaacatatctgaatttggttcatgtggctcgaaagccctaggaggagttactcttgataaatttttgtctaagcttaaataggagaacagaatgttggcttctacaaagctacataataagTGACGCAGTAGTCGCCATATTGGAGCGGGTGAGCTTTCATTTTAAACCAGAGATGCGTCCCTGTGACCGCCATATTGGAAGAGGCGGCGATAGTTGAAGGCGTGTACAGGATGTTTTCTGGTATTTTCCAGAAAGTCGTTTCAGTTGTCTGTGAACTAAACCTGGAACTgcatttacagtttattaacgtctcatttgcttttttcttcctcctttaCCCCGATAGTTATGGTGGTGTTTCAGAGATTTCATCAGCTCCGGACGCTGTACTTTGCTTCCCGGTGGCTAAACCCACACACCTGCAGTGTGACTGTCCACAAAACCGTCACCGGTCAGTCATTAGTGTTCACAAACACCACAGTACTGGACTCAATATAGCAGATCTTTGTGTCTCTGCCTCGCAGATTTGACACATAGTGCATCTGGTAACAGCATTAATCCTCATACATGGATCATACAGGGAAATATAAAGcgataattaaattattatccGTATTAGCTTATGTGTAAGAATGTGTCAGAATAGCTTTATTTATCCTTCGTTACAGGCTTTAATAAACCATAATTAAATTCTTAAAAAGATGAATTGTATTTTAATCGTACAGCAGACCGGACGCGACCGCGTTACACACACGATGCAGCCCCGACTCGCCGACCTTTCTCCAGAGTCATGCCTGAAGACATCAACTTCTTTAGCCAACATCTCCCAGGGAGAACCGTCACAGACCCGGATGTGTTGGAGTCCTGCAACGTCGACTGGCTCAAGTCGACGAAAGGTGAATGGAAAGCACTTCGAGTGGGCCCATGGTAACCATGATTTCAAGGAGGGAAAGATTCCAGTCAattcatgacttttttttttttttttgttagttaatCTTAGAAATGCTCCCTATTTTTTCCCTGCGCAGGTAGTAGCGTGGTTCTGTTACGACCGAAGACGACAGAAGAGGTCTCTCAGATTCTCAGGTTATAGCACGTTAAGTTAACAGTCTGTCCCGTAACTCCCTCACTGATTCGTGAAATTACTCATATTGTTGTATTACGGACACTTAAAACCAATTACTTGTTGATGACTCGACCAATTACAGGTACTGCAATGAGAAGAACCTGGCCGTGTGTCCTCAGGGTGGAAACACGGGGCTTGTGGGGGGGAGTGTTCCCGTGTTCGATGAGATCATCCTGTCCACTGCGCTCATGAACCGAGTCCTCGCCTTCGACAGCATCTCAGGCACGACCGTTTTGTCCTTGAATCCACAGCAGAACTGTGATCAAAACCTTCTGCAGCTGTCGGTGTTGTACTTTTTAACGGAATGTAGCCATCTTTTAACAGGGATTGTGACATGCCAGGCAGGATGCGTGTTGGAGAGCCTGTCTCAGTATGTGGAACAGCATGACTTCGTTATGCCTCTAGATCTTGGAGCAAAGGGAAGCTGCCACATCGGTGGCAACGTGTCCACCAATGCGGGCGGGCTTCGCCTACTGCGCTACGGCTCCCTCAGAGGGACGGTTCTGGGTCTGGAAGTGGTGCGTTAGCGAGACTGGATTGCACACTTACACTATCGTAATAAAAAAGGTGTCTCTAATATTTACTCGAGATGTCATGAAACTCTGAATCCAGGTGCTGGCAGGCGGCAGGGTTTTGGACTGTCTGGCGAAACTCCGTAAGGACAACACGGGCTACGACGTGAAGCAGCTCTTCATTGGTTCGGAGGGAACGCTTGGTGTCATCACCGCCCTGTCCATCCTCTGTCCTCGGAAACCTAAATCTGTAAACGTGGCCTTCTTAGGTACTCCAAACGACGGTCGTAAAGCGACAAATATTATTTTGCTGCCATGACATTATCTACAACAACATCTGTTTGAAAGTCTGAAAGCatccacccttttttttttccccccacccTTCCTCAATCTGTATCTATCAGACGTCATCCCGTTCCACCTACCGTTTTGTTCAGTCACTGTATATGCATGCGCATGTTTTCGGTTCCTGCAGGCTGCTCCAGCTTCCAGAAGCTTCTGGAGACATTTCAGATTAGCAGAGGGATGTTGGGGGAGATCCTCTCTGCTTTCGAGTTCCTAGACGCCTCCTGCATGAGCTTGGTGGAGAAGCATCTCGGGCTCGTCAACCCCATCGCCGGTACACGAGTAACACCGAGATATTGTACACACCCCGATCCTGATCGATAGGTCGTAATGATTTTGAATGCTTTCAATGACCTCGCTAAAAAGTCTTCTGATGATGGGGGCGGAGCCTAGTGTGGCAGATCAAGATTCATACTTATAGTTGTGGATGTAGTTTGAGACACACAGTTTAACTAAAACACTCTGTTCTTActcccttccttctttcctccgttttttttcccccctttagAGAGCCCTTTTTACATCGTGATCGAGACGGCAGGATCCAACGAGGCACATGACGAGGAGAAACTGCACAACTTCCTAGAAAAGGTCATGGCGTCTTCGCTGGTCCAGGACGGTACCGTAGCAACGGAGGAGGTTAAAATTAAGGTAGCTGACTCGCAGGATTAGTAGTCGAAATTCCACAAATTCCAAAAGTACATAAGCGTTTGTCCGCCCTCAGGCACTTTGGTCTATTAGAGAGAGGATCACAGAGGCTCTAAGGCATGACGGATACACGTACAAATATGACATCTCGCTTCCGCTAGAGAAGATCTACGACCTGGTCACTGACATGAGAGCGCATTTGGGAAGCCAAGCAAAGAACGTAGTGGGCTACGGACACGTAGGTACGATCACGCGATTCGCACCGTTCATTTATCGGCTGCCTGAACCCGACGTCCAAACCTCTGATCTCTAATCGCTTCAGGTGACGGCAATCTTCATTTGAACGTCACGTCTCCCGCCGGAGACGCAGCACTTCTGGCGGCGATCGAGCCTTAT includes these proteins:
- the znf622 gene encoding cytoplasmic 60S subunit biogenesis factor ZNF622 isoform X1, which codes for MSSYTCISCRVQFSDADVQRAHYKTDWHRYNLKRKVANMPPVTAENFQERVLAQRAAAEQQLADAHSLATCTTCNKKFSTDNAYNNHLQSHKHQQAEKKAVAAAQEAVQRMNEKNLEKGAELDKDAQNEAIQKVMREGLRQKQRQAHSGATPTDRQSRKRPEKAPRLEWFERQAKKIAQEEDDEVEEDAVDEEEWEDVDEEEEEEMEADEEQQMEEDSVATPAPAPGSIPVTDCLFCLHHSHSLSKNVAHMTKEHSFFIPDIEYLVDLRGLLAYLGEKVGFGKVCLWCNEKGKSFYSTEAVQAHMTDKSHCKLHTDGDAALEFADFYDFRSSYPDAHDGSDAEMKDGVLPEDKAVEYDDDTLELTLPSGAKIGHRSLMRYYKQRFGAERELVPVHNQRAVGRVLKQYRALGWAGESGKGSAVQQQKDMRYVQRMKSKWILRMGMNSNVTKQTHFRAQVMF
- the d2hgdh gene encoding D-2-hydroxyglutarate dehydrogenase, mitochondrial isoform X2 — translated: MVVFQRFHQLRTLYFASRWLNPHTCSVTVHKTVTDRTRPRYTHDAAPTRRPFSRVMPEDINFFSQHLPGRTVTDPDVLESCNVDWLKSTKGSSVVLLRPKTTEEVSQILRYCNEKNLAVCPQGGNTGLVGGSVPVFDEIILSTALMNRVLAFDSISGTTVLSLNPQQNCDQNLLQLSVLYFLTECSHLLTGIVTCQAGCVLESLSQYVEQHDFVMPLDLGAKGSCHIGGNVSTNAGGLRLLRYGSLRGTVLGLEVVLAGGRVLDCLAKLRKDNTGYDVKQLFIGSEGTLGVITALSILCPRKPKSVNVAFLGCSSFQKLLETFQISRGMLGEILSAFEFLDASCMSLVEKHLGLVNPIAESPFYIVIETAGSNEAHDEEKLHNFLEKVMASSLVQDGTVATEEVKIKALWSIRERITEALRHDGYTYKYDISLPLEKIYDLVTDMRAHLGSQAKNVVGYGHVGDGNLHLNVTSPAGDAALLAAIEPYVYEWTRKWQGSISAEHGLGLKKRNYIYYSKSQEAVRLMADFKTMLDPKGILNPYKTLPDNIR
- the d2hgdh gene encoding D-2-hydroxyglutarate dehydrogenase, mitochondrial isoform X3, which encodes MVVFQRFHQLRTLYFASRWLNPHTCSVTVHKTVTADRTRPRYTHDAAPTRRPFSRVMPEDINFFSQHLPGRTVTDPDVLESCNVDWLKSTKGSSVVLLRPKTTEEVSQILRYCNEKNLAVCPQGGNTGLVGGSVPVFDEIILSTALMNRVLAFDSISGIVTCQAGCVLESLSQYVEQHDFVMPLDLGAKGSCHIGGNVSTNAGGLRLLRYGSLRGTVLGLEVVLAGGRVLDCLAKLRKDNTGYDVKQLFIGSEGTLGVITALSILCPRKPKSVNVAFLGCSSFQKLLETFQISRGMLGEILSAFEFLDASCMSLVEKHLGLVNPIAESPFYIVIETAGSNEAHDEEKLHNFLEKVMASSLVQDGTVATEEVKIKALWSIRERITEALRHDGYTYKYDISLPLEKIYDLVTDMRAHLGSQAKNVVGYGHVGDGNLHLNVTSPAGDAALLAAIEPYVYEWTRKWQGSISAEHGLGLKKRNYIYYSKSQEAVRLMADFKTMLDPKGILNPYKTLPDNIR
- the znf622 gene encoding cytoplasmic 60S subunit biogenesis factor ZNF622 isoform X2 encodes the protein MSSYTCISCRVQFSDADVQRAHYKTDWHRYNLKRKVANMPPVTAENFQERVLAQRAAAEQQLADAHSLATCTTCNKKFSTDNAYNNHLQSHKHQQAEKKAVAAAQEAVQRMNEKNLEKGAELDKDAQNEAIQKVMREGLRQKQRQAHSGATPTDRQSRKRPEKAPRLEWFERQAKKIAQEEDDEVEEDAVDEEWEDVDEEEEEEMEADEEQQMEEDSVATPAPAPGSIPVTDCLFCLHHSHSLSKNVAHMTKEHSFFIPDIEYLVDLRGLLAYLGEKVGFGKVCLWCNEKGKSFYSTEAVQAHMTDKSHCKLHTDGDAALEFADFYDFRSSYPDAHDGSDAEMKDGVLPEDKAVEYDDDTLELTLPSGAKIGHRSLMRYYKQRFGAERELVPVHNQRAVGRVLKQYRALGWAGESGKGSAVQQQKDMRYVQRMKSKWILRMGMNSNVTKQTHFRAQVMF
- the d2hgdh gene encoding D-2-hydroxyglutarate dehydrogenase, mitochondrial isoform X1 — its product is MVVFQRFHQLRTLYFASRWLNPHTCSVTVHKTVTADRTRPRYTHDAAPTRRPFSRVMPEDINFFSQHLPGRTVTDPDVLESCNVDWLKSTKGSSVVLLRPKTTEEVSQILRYCNEKNLAVCPQGGNTGLVGGSVPVFDEIILSTALMNRVLAFDSISGTTVLSLNPQQNCDQNLLQLSVLYFLTECSHLLTGIVTCQAGCVLESLSQYVEQHDFVMPLDLGAKGSCHIGGNVSTNAGGLRLLRYGSLRGTVLGLEVVLAGGRVLDCLAKLRKDNTGYDVKQLFIGSEGTLGVITALSILCPRKPKSVNVAFLGCSSFQKLLETFQISRGMLGEILSAFEFLDASCMSLVEKHLGLVNPIAESPFYIVIETAGSNEAHDEEKLHNFLEKVMASSLVQDGTVATEEVKIKALWSIRERITEALRHDGYTYKYDISLPLEKIYDLVTDMRAHLGSQAKNVVGYGHVGDGNLHLNVTSPAGDAALLAAIEPYVYEWTRKWQGSISAEHGLGLKKRNYIYYSKSQEAVRLMADFKTMLDPKGILNPYKTLPDNIR
- the d2hgdh gene encoding D-2-hydroxyglutarate dehydrogenase, mitochondrial isoform X4, which codes for MQPRLADLSPESCLKTSTSLANISQGEPSQTRMCWSPATSTGSSRRKVNGKHFEWAHGSSVVLLRPKTTEEVSQILRYCNEKNLAVCPQGGNTGLVGGSVPVFDEIILSTALMNRVLAFDSISGTTVLSLNPQQNCDQNLLQLSVLYFLTECSHLLTGIVTCQAGCVLESLSQYVEQHDFVMPLDLGAKGSCHIGGNVSTNAGGLRLLRYGSLRGTVLGLEVVLAGGRVLDCLAKLRKDNTGYDVKQLFIGSEGTLGVITALSILCPRKPKSVNVAFLGCSSFQKLLETFQISRGMLGEILSAFEFLDASCMSLVEKHLGLVNPIAESPFYIVIETAGSNEAHDEEKLHNFLEKVMASSLVQDGTVATEEVKIKALWSIRERITEALRHDGYTYKYDISLPLEKIYDLVTDMRAHLGSQAKNVVGYGHVGDGNLHLNVTSPAGDAALLAAIEPYVYEWTRKWQGSISAEHGLGLKKRNYIYYSKSQEAVRLMADFKTMLDPKGILNPYKTLPDNIR